From the genome of Candidatus Electrothrix communis, one region includes:
- the mrdA gene encoding penicillin-binding protein 2 yields MKNMRKQNRKRQPGQDISGWPRDIGTSRITHINDGELDFYRRRAMYSSVVLVFFFVILITRLWYLQIQQGEEYTKLAKNNRVRYLEIAAPRGNILDRKGREIVTNRPSFNVVWVRERNRVDDALIKKTASILNIEISELLARTRKMVGTPGHIPIRLAEELSWDQVAYIENNRMELPGIKIEVVPQRVYHYGNLASHVIGYLGEINPKELSSPAVKGYRSGDMIGKMGLEKLRQKDLRGEKGRHYMEVNALGFEQRNLKGLQPLPGNDVQLTIDVDLQRAAEELMMKDDKSGAVVAIEVNTGRLLMLASSPVLELDKFLGGISVKNWKEMLTNPHHPLINKIVQGQYPPASTYKIVTAIAGLAEGVITPDSSIYCPGHYRFGNRTYRCWKKTGHGAVNLKRAMSESCDVYFYQVGQRLGVNRIAGYATRLGLGKKTGVEMEHEKSGLIPTSDWKMKRYKRAWQEGETLSIAIGQGFNLVTPLQLALMTATVANGGTLYKPGMIETVKDPDGHIIEQFQPTVLDRFDDQGSNLEIIKEGLIEAVNGRRGTARRAKLENITVAGKTGTAQVVRLKQYKHLKEEDIPYKYRDHAWFTCFAPAERPEIAVTVLVEHGLHGGSAAAPIAKAVLEKYFGRRGRDPKKVSSVVLFGEEIADTDRSSESIH; encoded by the coding sequence ATGAAAAACATGAGAAAGCAGAATCGGAAAAGACAACCTGGTCAGGATATCAGCGGATGGCCTCGTGATATCGGCACCTCTCGAATAACCCATATTAACGACGGAGAGCTCGATTTTTATCGTCGCCGGGCCATGTATTCCTCAGTCGTTCTGGTGTTCTTTTTTGTCATTCTTATCACCAGGCTCTGGTATCTCCAAATCCAACAGGGGGAAGAGTATACCAAACTCGCGAAAAACAACCGGGTACGCTACCTTGAAATTGCAGCTCCCCGAGGCAATATCCTTGATCGAAAAGGACGAGAGATTGTTACCAATCGCCCTTCGTTCAACGTGGTATGGGTACGAGAGAGAAACCGTGTTGATGATGCATTGATCAAAAAAACAGCTTCAATTCTCAATATAGAGATATCTGAGCTCCTGGCCAGAACACGCAAGATGGTCGGCACGCCGGGCCATATACCTATCCGTCTGGCAGAAGAGCTCAGTTGGGACCAGGTCGCTTATATTGAAAACAACAGAATGGAACTTCCCGGAATAAAAATAGAGGTTGTCCCGCAAAGAGTCTACCATTACGGCAACTTGGCCTCTCATGTCATCGGTTACCTCGGAGAAATAAATCCAAAAGAACTCTCCTCGCCAGCTGTTAAAGGCTATAGGTCCGGTGATATGATCGGCAAGATGGGGCTTGAAAAATTACGACAGAAAGACCTCCGGGGTGAAAAAGGTCGTCACTACATGGAAGTGAATGCCTTGGGTTTTGAACAACGCAATCTCAAAGGCCTGCAACCGCTGCCGGGAAATGATGTGCAGCTCACCATTGATGTTGATCTTCAGCGGGCTGCTGAAGAGCTAATGATGAAAGATGATAAATCCGGTGCCGTGGTCGCTATAGAAGTCAACACAGGTCGACTCCTGATGCTGGCCAGCTCTCCTGTTTTGGAGCTTGATAAATTCCTCGGCGGTATCTCTGTAAAAAACTGGAAAGAAATGCTGACCAACCCACACCACCCCTTAATTAATAAAATTGTTCAGGGCCAATACCCACCTGCTTCAACCTATAAGATAGTCACAGCAATAGCCGGTCTAGCAGAAGGCGTGATAACCCCGGACAGCTCTATCTATTGCCCCGGACATTATCGCTTTGGTAATCGAACCTATCGCTGTTGGAAAAAGACCGGCCACGGGGCTGTGAATCTGAAACGCGCTATGTCCGAATCCTGTGATGTTTACTTTTATCAGGTCGGGCAACGGCTCGGAGTCAACAGGATCGCTGGTTATGCAACCCGACTGGGGCTGGGGAAAAAGACCGGGGTGGAAATGGAGCATGAAAAAAGCGGGCTTATTCCGACCTCGGACTGGAAGATGAAAAGGTATAAGAGAGCGTGGCAGGAAGGCGAGACCCTGTCTATCGCCATCGGCCAGGGATTCAACCTGGTCACTCCTCTCCAACTGGCCCTGATGACCGCGACCGTAGCCAACGGAGGAACCTTGTATAAGCCTGGAATGATTGAAACCGTCAAAGACCCTGACGGTCATATTATTGAACAATTTCAGCCGACGGTCCTAGATCGTTTTGATGATCAGGGAAGTAACTTGGAGATTATCAAAGAAGGCCTGATAGAGGCGGTGAATGGTCGACGCGGAACAGCCCGTCGAGCCAAACTTGAAAACATCACTGTTGCTGGCAAGACCGGAACAGCTCAGGTAGTTCGACTGAAGCAGTATAAACACTTAAAAGAGGAAGACATACCGTATAAATACCGTGATCATGCTTGGTTCACCTGTTTTGCTCCTGCGGAACGACCAGAGATAGCCGTCACCGTTCTGGTTGAACATGGCCTGCACGGCGGTTCAGCGGCAGCTCCTATTGCCAAAGCTGTACTGGAAAAATACTTTGGCCGACGCGGGAGAGACCCGAAAAAGGTGAGCTCCGTAGTGCTCTTCGGTGAAGAGATTGCCGATACCGATCGTTCATCTGAATCTATACATTGA
- the rodA gene encoding rod shape-determining protein RodA codes for MLRFDRRLIHNFDWVMVVLLLLISTMSLASLFSATWNGGPTPSPIFYKQLYFFLFGYAFILILISIDYSELEMLSYVGYGAICLLLLYTNLFVDSIAGTQRWINLGFFHLQPSEPAKLILVLVLASSYSSNEYVENGYRLRDIIRPAIITAVPFTLILIQPDLGTALMLAILFVSMTLFAHLRWSTITLLGSTGIGCAVLGWLYGLKDYQRRRIETFLNPESDPMNHGYQIKQSKIAVGSGQGFGKGFMEGTQGHLNFLPERHTDFAFAVWCEELGFVGSLFFLVCFFFMLFWGINIALTARDKFGVYLAFGLVMLIFWQTVINLFMIMGMLPVVGIPLPLFSYGGSSLMTTLVAIGILMNIRMRRFQVR; via the coding sequence ATGCTTCGATTCGACAGACGACTTATTCATAATTTTGATTGGGTTATGGTGGTCCTCCTCCTCCTTATCTCAACCATGTCTCTTGCTAGCCTATTCAGCGCAACCTGGAACGGAGGTCCCACCCCTTCCCCGATTTTTTATAAGCAGCTCTATTTTTTCCTCTTCGGCTACGCCTTCATCCTGATTCTTATCAGCATTGATTACAGTGAGCTTGAAATGCTCTCCTATGTCGGTTATGGGGCAATCTGTCTTCTTTTGCTGTACACAAATCTCTTTGTTGATTCTATTGCCGGAACCCAGCGCTGGATCAATCTCGGGTTCTTTCATCTTCAACCCTCTGAACCGGCAAAACTTATCCTTGTGCTGGTATTAGCCAGTTCCTATTCCAGTAACGAGTATGTAGAAAACGGCTATCGGCTGCGCGATATTATCCGGCCAGCCATCATCACGGCGGTTCCTTTCACCCTGATTTTAATACAACCGGATCTGGGAACAGCGCTGATGCTGGCAATCCTCTTTGTCTCCATGACCTTGTTCGCTCATTTGCGCTGGTCAACCATAACACTGCTGGGAAGCACCGGAATTGGATGTGCTGTACTGGGCTGGCTCTACGGCCTCAAAGACTATCAACGGCGGCGCATTGAGACCTTTCTTAATCCGGAAAGCGATCCTATGAATCATGGGTACCAGATTAAGCAATCTAAAATAGCAGTGGGCAGTGGACAAGGATTTGGTAAAGGCTTCATGGAGGGAACCCAGGGGCATCTAAACTTTTTGCCGGAGCGTCACACTGATTTTGCCTTTGCCGTATGGTGCGAGGAACTGGGTTTTGTTGGATCCTTATTTTTTCTGGTCTGCTTTTTCTTCATGTTGTTCTGGGGAATCAACATTGCCTTAACAGCCAGAGATAAATTCGGCGTCTATCTCGCCTTTGGTTTGGTGATGCTTATTTTTTGGCAGACAGTAATCAATCTCTTTATGATAATGGGGATGTTGCCGGTGGTCGGGATTCCGCTGCCTCTGTTCAGCTACGGCGGTTCCTCTTTGATGACCACTCTGGTGGCCATCGGCATCCTGATGAATATACGGATGCGAAGATTTCAGGTGAGGTAA
- a CDS encoding DUF134 domain-containing protein: MSPRLKKKRCCEGNFCGQAFKPVGLPLRKLDQITLYRDELEALKLCDFEGLTQEQAGERMGVSRGTIQRLLTGARKKVAEALVLGAALVFSEDA, encoded by the coding sequence ATGTCTCCACGTCTTAAAAAAAAACGGTGCTGTGAAGGTAATTTTTGCGGTCAGGCCTTTAAACCCGTCGGTCTGCCGTTGCGCAAGCTTGACCAGATCACCCTGTACCGTGATGAGCTGGAAGCACTCAAGCTCTGCGATTTTGAAGGCTTGACCCAAGAACAGGCTGGCGAGCGCATGGGTGTATCACGTGGGACAATTCAGCGCCTGCTGACCGGTGCCCGCAAAAAAGTCGCTGAAGCCTTGGTCCTCGGTGCGGCCTTGGTTTTTTCTGAAGACGCCTGA
- a CDS encoding NifB/NifX family molybdenum-iron cluster-binding protein gives MSSSFFLAVPSNTPGGLDAEISEHFGHCDLFTLIKIQEGKVASVDTVANVEHGAGGCMEPVQLLKDQGVQAIVVGGMGARPMQAFAEVNIDVYYAAKDSLKNVQEAVKGLVQGDFPVMRAEQTCKGAGTCHQ, from the coding sequence ATGAGTTCATCGTTTTTTCTTGCCGTTCCGTCGAATACCCCTGGTGGCCTTGATGCAGAGATTTCAGAACATTTCGGTCATTGCGATCTTTTTACCCTGATAAAAATTCAAGAGGGAAAAGTGGCCTCAGTCGACACCGTTGCCAATGTGGAGCACGGTGCAGGAGGCTGTATGGAGCCTGTTCAATTATTAAAAGATCAGGGTGTGCAGGCGATTGTTGTCGGCGGCATGGGGGCTCGTCCTATGCAGGCATTTGCCGAGGTTAATATCGACGTCTACTATGCGGCAAAAGACAGCCTGAAAAACGTCCAGGAGGCGGTCAAAGGCCTGGTTCAGGGAGATTTTCCTGTCATGCGGGCTGAGCAGACATGTAAAGGGGCCGGTACCTGTCATCAGTGA
- a CDS encoding DUF4390 domain-containing protein has product MIYNFRAEYTRAVRDKMLFQAALCFLCLSALFFPLSALSTSQTEQEPIIDEIVISATNGHLLLFATVSNCFTDEMLEGVRNGIPLTFRFDIRLNKIRKNWFDSELVEHKINHTLSYDPLKEEYQVAFAEKERPEVTRSLEEAKQMMADLNGLNLYPLNELHVGSPYSLKIKATLVENTFPLGIHSIIPFTSLWNFETDWRIVEFNY; this is encoded by the coding sequence ATGATTTATAATTTTCGAGCCGAATATACTCGTGCAGTGCGCGACAAAATGCTTTTTCAAGCAGCGCTCTGCTTCCTGTGTCTCTCCGCTCTATTTTTTCCTCTCTCGGCCTTATCTACTTCTCAGACCGAGCAGGAACCAATTATAGATGAAATAGTGATTAGCGCCACAAATGGCCACCTACTTCTCTTTGCCACAGTAAGCAACTGTTTTACCGACGAAATGCTTGAGGGAGTGCGCAACGGCATCCCGCTCACCTTCCGATTTGATATTCGTCTCAACAAGATACGTAAAAACTGGTTTGATTCGGAACTTGTTGAGCATAAAATCAACCATACTCTGAGCTATGACCCTTTAAAAGAAGAGTACCAGGTTGCTTTTGCTGAGAAAGAAAGACCTGAGGTGACTCGATCCCTGGAGGAAGCCAAACAGATGATGGCCGATCTCAACGGGCTTAATCTCTACCCTCTCAACGAATTGCATGTCGGCTCCCCCTATTCCCTGAAAATTAAGGCCACTTTGGTTGAAAATACCTTTCCCCTCGGCATCCACTCGATTATTCCCTTTACCTC